A window of Sutcliffiella cohnii contains these coding sequences:
- a CDS encoding M4 family metallopeptidase has protein sequence MRKLIAIFAVFVLLGNLFFSSGSSFAAGDSLSEFKTLNKGDVKVVKVNDQKGPPSFVTGLLSEKHNRADAQNAKKFLNKHKHFFQMNNPTTDLTEIRTNTDELGMTHIRFQQTKNGIPVEHHQLNVHFNEENEIVSVNGTFNTKIDELHINTTPGIEESAALQMAKEEVNAPEEVDIEQSELVIYPVENNSRLAYKINLEYYNEEQGNWNVYVDAHTGEIIDSYNAMYGLGFFSDILEFASVESEESNHGPNPRAIERASRLKPAGGSGLGTTGVTKNLDLSHGNIPTSGEGSTFYLADTRVPGMDGIFTYNMRNTSNQIWLYSNKDASWKDVLYAGDSISWEAVGQGPAVDAHANSKIVYDYFLNNHGRNSLDDNGMAIRSRVHYGRAYNNAFWSNGIAMMTYGDGDGRQFIPLASLDVTAHEMVHGITHYNGGLRYRFETGAINEAYSDTFASIVDDRSWDVGEDIMGSDWIADGRTALRSSEEPGKFKVGAQYWAYSIDGEGRYPAHMDEYYYLPANMDNGGVHINCTILQHSAYLVSEEYGMGREVVADTWYRAYDYLHYDASFAEFREAILQSATDLYGEGSEEYNAFLSAFDDIGLYEGWSSSDNPRPPLN, from the coding sequence TTGAGAAAGTTGATAGCAATATTCGCAGTATTCGTTTTACTAGGTAATCTTTTTTTCTCTAGTGGGTCATCGTTTGCAGCAGGCGATTCCCTATCTGAATTCAAAACATTAAATAAAGGCGACGTTAAGGTTGTTAAAGTAAATGATCAAAAGGGCCCCCCATCATTCGTTACTGGGTTACTTTCTGAAAAACATAATAGGGCCGATGCTCAAAATGCAAAAAAGTTTTTAAACAAACATAAACATTTTTTCCAAATGAATAACCCTACTACTGATTTAACAGAAATTCGTACCAATACAGATGAACTTGGCATGACACATATTAGATTTCAACAAACAAAAAACGGCATCCCAGTTGAACACCATCAATTAAATGTACATTTCAATGAAGAAAACGAGATTGTATCAGTAAATGGGACATTTAATACGAAAATAGACGAGTTACATATTAATACTACACCTGGAATTGAAGAGTCTGCCGCTTTACAAATGGCAAAAGAAGAAGTAAACGCACCTGAAGAGGTAGATATCGAACAGTCGGAGCTTGTTATTTATCCAGTTGAAAATAACTCCCGCTTAGCTTACAAAATTAACTTAGAATATTACAACGAAGAACAAGGGAACTGGAACGTATATGTAGATGCTCATACAGGAGAAATCATCGATAGCTACAATGCTATGTATGGGTTAGGGTTTTTTAGTGATATTTTAGAATTTGCTTCAGTTGAATCGGAAGAATCTAATCACGGACCGAACCCAAGAGCAATTGAAAGGGCTAGTCGTCTAAAACCAGCAGGTGGCTCTGGTTTAGGTACAACTGGTGTAACGAAAAATTTAGATCTATCTCACGGAAATATTCCAACAAGCGGTGAAGGATCTACTTTCTACTTAGCGGATACAAGAGTACCCGGAATGGATGGTATTTTTACTTATAATATGAGAAACACTAGCAATCAAATTTGGTTATATTCTAACAAGGATGCGTCATGGAAAGATGTTTTATACGCTGGTGACAGTATTTCTTGGGAAGCGGTTGGACAAGGTCCGGCTGTTGATGCTCACGCAAACTCTAAAATTGTTTATGATTATTTCTTAAACAATCATGGACGTAACTCGTTAGACGATAACGGAATGGCCATTCGCTCTCGTGTTCATTACGGAAGAGCATACAACAACGCGTTCTGGAGTAATGGTATTGCAATGATGACGTACGGTGACGGTGACGGTAGACAATTTATCCCACTAGCCTCTCTCGATGTTACTGCACATGAGATGGTACATGGAATTACTCACTATAACGGTGGCTTACGTTACCGCTTTGAAACAGGAGCTATTAACGAAGCATATTCTGATACGTTTGCAAGCATCGTGGATGACCGTAGTTGGGATGTTGGTGAAGATATTATGGGATCGGATTGGATCGCTGATGGCCGTACAGCCTTACGTAGCAGCGAAGAACCTGGTAAATTCAAAGTTGGTGCTCAATATTGGGCTTATAGTATCGATGGAGAAGGACGTTATCCAGCACATATGGATGAGTACTATTACCTTCCTGCTAATATGGATAACGGTGGGGTACACATTAACTGTACTATTTTACAACATTCTGCGTATTTAGTTTCTGAAGAATATGGAATGGGTAGAGAGGTTGTAGCAGACACTTGGTACCGTGCGTATGATTATTTGCATTACGATGCTTCATTCGCTGAGTTTCGCGAAGCAATTCTTCAATCTGCTACCGATCTATATGGGGAAGGCAGTGAAGAATATAATGCATTTTTAAGTGCCTTTGATGATATCGGTCTTTACGAAGGCTGGTCTAGCAGTGACAACCCAAGACCGCCACTAAATTAA